One window of Saccharopolyspora phatthalungensis genomic DNA carries:
- the radA gene encoding DNA repair protein RadA: protein MPPKNARTARTGYRCADCGHEVAKWVGRCPSCQAWGTIDETAAVRPALAKVTAGAPATPARPIAEVDLDSARAVSTGIAELDRVLGGGIVPGAVVLLAGEPGVGKSTLLLEVAHRWAAGASPGPSLYVTGEESAGQVRLRAERTDSVHPELFLGAESNLSAVLGHVDAVKPGLLIVDSVQTVQSLEADGSPGGVTQVRAVTTALVALAKERGLPVVLVGHVTKDGAVAGPRVLEHLVDVVLHFEGDRHSALRMLRGVKNRFGPADEVGCFEQRDDGIAEVPDPSGLFINRQETQVDGTAVTVMVEGKRPLLVEVQSLVMKTQMAMPRRSVSGLDSARVSMMLAVLSKHGGVHTGDHDVFAATVGGTKVQEPAADLAIALAIASSRRSRPLPSNLIVVGEVGLAGEIRRVSGVGRRLAEAARLGFDRALVPPDAGPLPKGVRATVVSNVSEALEIVEKGK, encoded by the coding sequence GTGCCCCCGAAGAACGCCCGCACCGCCCGCACCGGATACCGCTGCGCCGACTGCGGTCACGAGGTCGCCAAGTGGGTCGGCCGGTGCCCGAGCTGCCAGGCGTGGGGCACCATCGACGAGACGGCCGCGGTCCGCCCGGCGCTGGCGAAGGTTACGGCGGGTGCCCCGGCGACCCCGGCCCGCCCCATCGCCGAGGTCGACCTGGACTCGGCCCGCGCCGTGTCCACCGGCATCGCGGAACTGGACCGCGTGCTGGGCGGCGGCATCGTGCCGGGCGCGGTCGTGCTGCTGGCCGGCGAGCCCGGCGTGGGCAAGTCCACCCTGCTGCTGGAGGTCGCGCACCGCTGGGCCGCAGGCGCCTCACCGGGCCCCTCGCTGTACGTCACCGGCGAGGAATCCGCAGGTCAGGTCCGTCTTCGGGCGGAGCGCACCGACTCCGTGCACCCGGAGCTCTTCCTCGGCGCCGAGAGCAACCTTTCCGCCGTGCTCGGGCACGTCGACGCGGTGAAACCTGGCCTGCTGATCGTCGACTCGGTGCAGACCGTGCAGTCGCTCGAAGCCGACGGCAGCCCCGGCGGCGTCACCCAGGTCCGCGCGGTGACCACGGCACTGGTGGCGCTGGCCAAGGAACGTGGCCTGCCGGTGGTGCTGGTCGGGCACGTCACCAAGGACGGGGCGGTGGCCGGCCCGCGCGTGCTCGAACACCTGGTTGACGTGGTGCTGCACTTCGAAGGCGACCGGCACTCGGCGCTGCGCATGCTGCGCGGCGTCAAGAACCGGTTCGGCCCCGCCGACGAGGTCGGCTGCTTCGAGCAGCGCGACGACGGCATCGCCGAGGTCCCGGACCCGTCCGGGCTGTTCATCAACCGCCAGGAAACCCAGGTCGACGGCACGGCGGTCACCGTGATGGTGGAGGGCAAGCGCCCGCTGCTGGTGGAGGTCCAGTCACTGGTGATGAAGACCCAGATGGCCATGCCGCGGCGCTCGGTCAGCGGGCTGGACTCCGCACGGGTGTCGATGATGCTCGCCGTGCTGAGCAAGCACGGCGGGGTCCACACCGGCGATCACGACGTGTTCGCCGCGACGGTCGGCGGCACGAAGGTGCAAGAACCCGCCGCGGACCTGGCGATCGCGCTGGCTATAGCCTCGTCGAGGCGGAGCAGGCCGCTGCCATCGAACCTGATCGTGGTCGGCGAGGTCGGGCTCGCCGGGGAGATCCGGCGGGTCAGCGGCGTCGGGCGGCGGCTGGCCGAAGCGGCCAGGCTCGGCTTCGACCGGGCGCTGGTCCCGCCGGATGCGGGGCCGCTGCCGAAGGGCGTGCGCGCCACGGTGGTGTCGAACGTCAGCGAAGCGCTCGAGATCGTGGAGAAGGGCAAATGA
- a CDS encoding endonuclease/exonuclease/phosphatase family protein → MDQTLLAEPEQEEWPRRKPGGSAVTVLLLLAALGFLAWSALPLAGLDTNRYTVALVALTPYAALTGIVLALLCLVLRRWLTALIVAVVTATLVLFIAPRAVPNVTPAQGMPLRVLSVNSYLGEADATQLVDLVRQNHVDVLSLQELTPELVARLDAAGLAAELPYRVFRPGPKADGSGIAARHPLRELSLVPSTTLAQPSARLDLPGERHLEFVAVHPLYPMGRDTTAVWGRDLAALPNPADDGTPRILAGDFNATLDHTRLKYLIGMGYTDVAKVTGGGLYPTWPGPGTWFPPPVTIDHVLTSKGIAAQSYRTFDVAGSDHRAILATVVLTR, encoded by the coding sequence ATGGATCAGACGTTGCTGGCGGAGCCGGAGCAGGAAGAGTGGCCGCGGCGCAAGCCAGGTGGCAGTGCGGTCACGGTGCTGTTGCTGTTGGCCGCGCTCGGCTTCCTGGCGTGGTCCGCACTCCCGCTGGCCGGTTTGGACACCAACCGGTACACGGTAGCGCTGGTGGCGCTGACGCCGTACGCGGCGCTGACCGGCATCGTGCTGGCACTGCTGTGCCTGGTGCTGCGTCGTTGGCTGACCGCGCTCATCGTCGCCGTGGTCACTGCCACCCTGGTGCTCTTCATCGCGCCGCGGGCGGTTCCCAACGTGACTCCGGCGCAGGGCATGCCGCTGCGGGTGCTGTCGGTGAACAGCTACCTCGGCGAGGCGGATGCGACGCAACTGGTGGACCTAGTACGGCAAAACCACGTCGACGTGCTCAGCCTGCAGGAACTCACACCCGAACTGGTGGCCCGGCTGGATGCGGCCGGACTCGCCGCAGAGCTGCCCTACCGGGTATTCCGCCCAGGGCCGAAGGCGGACGGCTCCGGAATCGCCGCCCGCCATCCGCTGCGGGAGTTGTCGCTGGTGCCGTCCACCACGCTGGCCCAGCCCTCGGCGCGGTTGGACTTGCCGGGCGAGCGACACCTCGAATTCGTGGCGGTGCATCCGCTGTATCCGATGGGCCGCGACACGACCGCGGTCTGGGGTCGCGACCTGGCCGCGCTACCGAACCCCGCCGACGACGGCACGCCCCGGATCCTGGCGGGTGACTTCAACGCGACCCTCGACCACACCCGGCTGAAGTACCTGATCGGAATGGGTTACACCGACGTCGCCAAAGTGACCGGCGGCGGTCTGTACCCGACCTGGCCCGGGCCGGGTACCTGGTTCCCGCCGCCGGTCACGATCGACCACGTCCTCACCAGCAAGGGCATCGCCGCCCAGTCCTACCGGACCTTCGACGTAGCGGGTTCCGACCACCGCGCGATCCTCGCCACGGTGGTCCTGACCCGGTGA
- a CDS encoding A/G-specific adenine glycosylase, giving the protein MKPTAAHPAAPSLDPVELIDWFAATARPLPWRAPGTTGWGVLVSETMLQQTPVNRVQPIWEEWMRRWPRPSDLAAEPQNEVLRAWGKLGYPRRALRLHEAAAAIAADHDDVVPSDVDTLLALPGIGAYTARAVAAFAYGRRAPVVDTNVRRVVARAVHGAGDAGPPSTKRDLADVDALLPADHASAAKLSAALMELGQVVCTVRSPLCEACPIAHDCAWQHAGRPAYAGPPKKVQKFAGTDRQVRGKLLDVLRGSTGPVPREQLDAVWADAGQRDRCLDSLLVDGLVEQTDDGRFALPGEH; this is encoded by the coding sequence ATGAAGCCAACCGCCGCACATCCCGCAGCCCCATCCCTGGATCCGGTCGAGTTGATCGACTGGTTCGCCGCCACGGCCCGGCCGCTGCCGTGGCGCGCCCCCGGCACGACAGGGTGGGGCGTGCTGGTCAGCGAGACGATGCTGCAGCAGACCCCGGTCAACCGGGTCCAGCCGATCTGGGAGGAGTGGATGCGCCGCTGGCCGCGCCCCTCCGACCTGGCCGCCGAGCCGCAGAACGAGGTGCTGCGCGCCTGGGGGAAGCTCGGCTATCCGCGCCGAGCCCTGCGCCTGCACGAGGCGGCCGCCGCCATCGCCGCCGACCATGACGATGTGGTCCCGTCGGACGTCGACACGCTGCTGGCCCTGCCCGGCATCGGCGCCTACACCGCCCGAGCCGTGGCGGCCTTCGCCTACGGCAGGCGCGCACCGGTGGTCGATACAAACGTCCGCCGGGTGGTGGCAAGGGCCGTGCACGGCGCCGGTGATGCCGGTCCGCCGTCGACCAAACGCGATCTCGCCGACGTCGACGCCCTGCTCCCCGCCGACCACGCGAGCGCCGCCAAGCTGTCCGCTGCGTTGATGGAGCTCGGTCAGGTGGTGTGCACCGTGCGTTCACCGCTGTGCGAGGCCTGTCCGATCGCGCACGACTGCGCGTGGCAGCACGCGGGCCGTCCCGCCTACGCCGGGCCGCCGAAGAAGGTGCAGAAGTTCGCCGGCACCGATCGCCAGGTGCGCGGCAAGCTGCTGGACGTGCTGCGCGGCTCGACCGGTCCGGTGCCGCGCGAGCAGCTGGACGCGGTGTGGGCGGATGCTGGCCAGCGGGACCGGTGCCTGGACTCCCTGCTGGTGGACGGGCTCGTCGAGCAGACCGACGACGGCCGTTTCGCGCTCCCCGGCGAGCACTGA
- a CDS encoding 2'-5' RNA ligase family protein codes for MAHALVSYFDDTTESEIRALWRRLDDAGVPSIDTRTNGKHRPHVTLAAAGSIPAAARKALRAELDLLSIPDLWLYTLGTFPGDDRVLLLSAIVDTELLAVHSAVHDALAGRVQHPSAYYFPGAWIPHCTLAQGVTDEQLTAGFRALQPPEPVRAKITEIAIVDTRTGDAETITPAVFH; via the coding sequence ATGGCGCACGCCTTGGTGTCGTACTTCGACGACACCACGGAGTCCGAGATCCGGGCGCTGTGGCGGCGGTTGGACGACGCAGGGGTGCCCAGCATCGACACCCGGACGAACGGCAAGCATCGTCCACACGTGACGCTGGCGGCGGCCGGCAGCATTCCGGCCGCTGCGCGCAAGGCGTTGCGCGCAGAGCTGGACCTGCTGTCCATTCCGGACCTCTGGCTGTACACCCTGGGGACGTTCCCCGGCGACGATCGGGTGCTATTGCTTAGCGCGATCGTGGACACCGAACTACTGGCGGTGCACAGTGCGGTGCACGATGCGCTGGCCGGCCGGGTGCAACACCCATCCGCTTACTACTTCCCCGGCGCGTGGATCCCGCACTGCACGCTCGCCCAGGGCGTCACCGATGAGCAGTTGACGGCGGGCTTTCGAGCTCTGCAACCGCCCGAGCCGGTGCGCGCGAAGATCACCGAGATCGCCATCGTCGACACCCGCACCGGTGACGCCGAGACGATCACACCCGCCGTTTTCCATTGA
- a CDS encoding DedA family protein codes for MIEAAGRGARNPGAARMDLTTLAATPAEPTGFTAWVISVMEKLGGPGAGLIIALENLFPPLPSEVILPLAGFTAGQGGMSLLGAILWTTLGSLVGALALYGIGATLGRDRTRAIAARIPLVKISDIDKTEAWFAKHGVKAVFFGRMIPLFRSFISLPAGAEPMRLTTFVLFTTLGSLIWNTVFVSAGYLLGQHWYLVEEYAGLLSRAVLITSILTVVAFVVIRIRNNRRERESAAAHTVQIARARSDAPTEETTASADQGFGLK; via the coding sequence GTGATCGAGGCCGCCGGGCGCGGGGCGCGCAATCCCGGAGCCGCCCGCATGGATCTGACGACGTTGGCCGCCACCCCCGCCGAACCGACCGGCTTCACCGCCTGGGTGATCTCGGTGATGGAAAAGCTCGGCGGTCCCGGTGCCGGACTGATCATCGCGCTGGAGAACCTGTTCCCACCACTGCCCAGCGAAGTGATCCTGCCGCTGGCCGGGTTCACCGCCGGCCAGGGCGGCATGTCGCTGCTCGGCGCGATTCTGTGGACCACCCTCGGCTCGCTGGTGGGCGCGCTGGCGCTCTACGGGATCGGCGCGACGCTAGGCCGCGACCGCACCCGCGCCATCGCCGCGAGGATCCCGCTGGTCAAGATCTCCGACATCGACAAGACCGAGGCCTGGTTCGCCAAGCACGGCGTCAAGGCGGTCTTCTTCGGGCGGATGATCCCGCTGTTCCGCAGCTTCATCTCGCTCCCGGCCGGCGCCGAGCCCATGCGGCTGACGACCTTCGTCCTGTTCACGACCCTCGGCAGCCTGATCTGGAACACCGTTTTCGTGTCGGCGGGCTATCTGCTGGGCCAGCACTGGTACCTCGTCGAGGAATACGCGGGCCTGCTCTCCCGCGCGGTGCTGATCACGTCGATCCTGACGGTCGTGGCGTTCGTCGTGATCCGCATCCGCAATAACCGCCGCGAACGCGAGTCGGCGGCGGCACACACGGTCCAGATCGCCCGGGCCCGCTCGGACGCCCCCACCGAAGAAACCACCGCATCCGCTGATCAGGGCTTCGGCCTGAAGTAA
- the disA gene encoding DNA integrity scanning diadenylate cyclase DisA, with protein sequence MRHEQLRSTLARLAPGTALRDGLERIVRGRTGGLIVLGYDPAVEALCDGGFHLGIEFSATRLRELSKMDGAVVLSTDAARIMRANVHLVPDASTPTEESGTRHRTAERTAIQTGYPVVSVSQSMSIISIYTHGYRHVLIGSPEILSRANQALATLERYTARLAEVAQALSALEIEDYVTLRDAMTVVQRMEMVRRIADEIEGDVVELGKDGRLIELQLDELVGASREARNSRGHARDGIDLDRELIVQEYLPTSGAMPTSEQVETALRKLDGTELLDLTAIAGAFGYPDAPEALDEHLSPRGYRLLARVPRLPATVRRDLVEHFGSLQRLLAATVDELRAVESIGDARASLVREGLSRIAETSIVERFS encoded by the coding sequence ATGAGGCACGAGCAGCTGCGCAGCACGCTCGCCCGGCTGGCTCCCGGAACCGCGCTACGGGACGGGTTGGAGCGCATCGTGCGCGGGCGCACCGGCGGCCTGATCGTGCTCGGTTACGACCCGGCGGTCGAGGCCCTCTGCGATGGCGGGTTCCACCTCGGCATCGAGTTCAGCGCCACCAGGCTGCGCGAATTGTCCAAGATGGACGGTGCAGTGGTGCTGTCCACGGACGCCGCGCGGATCATGCGGGCGAACGTGCACCTGGTGCCGGACGCCAGCACCCCTACCGAGGAGTCCGGCACCCGGCACCGGACGGCGGAGCGCACCGCGATCCAGACCGGCTATCCGGTGGTGTCGGTCAGCCAGTCGATGAGCATCATCAGCATCTACACGCACGGCTACCGGCACGTGCTGATCGGCTCGCCGGAGATCCTGTCCCGCGCCAATCAGGCATTGGCCACCTTGGAGCGCTACACGGCCCGGCTGGCCGAGGTCGCTCAGGCGCTGTCGGCCCTGGAGATCGAGGATTACGTGACATTGCGCGACGCGATGACCGTCGTGCAGCGGATGGAGATGGTGCGGCGGATCGCCGACGAGATCGAGGGCGACGTCGTCGAGCTCGGCAAGGACGGCCGGCTGATCGAACTGCAGTTGGACGAGCTGGTCGGGGCGTCGCGGGAGGCACGGAACAGCCGGGGCCACGCCCGCGACGGCATCGACCTCGACCGCGAGCTGATCGTGCAGGAGTACCTGCCGACCAGCGGCGCGATGCCGACTTCGGAACAGGTGGAGACGGCGCTGCGCAAGCTCGACGGAACCGAGCTGCTGGACCTGACCGCGATCGCCGGGGCCTTCGGCTACCCGGACGCGCCGGAGGCGCTCGACGAGCACCTGAGCCCGCGCGGTTACCGGCTGCTCGCCAGGGTGCCGCGGCTGCCCGCGACCGTCCGGCGGGACCTGGTAGAGCACTTCGGTTCGCTGCAGCGGTTGCTCGCGGCGACGGTGGACGAGCTGCGCGCGGTGGAGTCGATCGGCGACGCGCGGGCGAGCCTGGTCCGGGAGGGCCTCTCACGGATCGCGGAAACGTCTATTGTGGAGCGGTTTTCCTGA
- a CDS encoding ATP-binding cassette domain-containing protein has product MDVEGVAILARGIAAKGPEGVVFANLDLRVDPGALVVVAGASGTGRTSLLLALSGRLPLITGYLDVSGHVLPAQAKAVRQLIRPARVRPVCELENRHRVREAIAERRLISGVYEDEIEAALAKVRIAPDRTALIGDLHPAERLLFAVALTIAAEPAGILVDDVEAGLSMSARAQVWAGLREVTRTGMTVLTSATDPPSGDVEVIRLPAPEPDHRPTKVLDRQGVDAP; this is encoded by the coding sequence ATGGACGTCGAAGGCGTGGCCATCCTCGCCCGCGGAATCGCCGCCAAGGGCCCCGAAGGCGTCGTGTTCGCCAACCTCGACCTGCGCGTCGACCCCGGGGCGCTCGTCGTAGTGGCCGGCGCTTCCGGGACGGGCCGAACCTCGCTACTGCTCGCCCTGTCCGGCCGCCTCCCGCTCATCACCGGGTACCTGGACGTCTCCGGGCACGTGCTGCCCGCGCAGGCCAAGGCCGTTCGCCAGCTGATCCGCCCGGCGCGGGTGCGGCCGGTCTGCGAACTTGAGAACCGGCACCGGGTCCGCGAGGCGATCGCAGAACGCCGCCTGATCAGCGGCGTCTATGAGGACGAAATCGAGGCCGCGCTCGCCAAGGTCCGGATCGCCCCGGATCGCACTGCGCTGATCGGCGACCTGCACCCCGCCGAACGGCTGCTGTTCGCGGTGGCGCTCACCATCGCGGCCGAACCCGCCGGGATCCTCGTCGACGACGTCGAGGCCGGCCTTTCCATGTCCGCGCGCGCACAGGTGTGGGCGGGGTTGCGCGAGGTGACCCGCACCGGGATGACGGTGCTGACCAGCGCCACCGACCCGCCGTCCGGCGACGTCGAGGTGATCCGCCTCCCCGCCCCCGAACCGGACCACCGCCCCACGAAGGTGCTCGACCGGCAGGGAGTGGACGCCCCGTGA
- a CDS encoding YhgE/Pip domain-containing protein, with product MKAIKLAWLELRRFRGPLRRFVPLVLILVPLLYGAMYLWSNWDPYGRLNRVPVAVVNSDRPVDSRGEHINAGEQFVQQLKATDMFEWNFVDAAEARRGLVHGRYYLTIEVPPDFSAKLATTADHKPQRPAVRIVKNDANGFIVGIMADTAQTELQNQINAAAHVTYARSLYGDLGQAREKLRLSSEATKQLVQGSDLSKQGTDALAKGLNGVRDGTGQLSRGVQDISDATAQLDQRLSTISNFTAERLPGAVNALVNASNVAANSLNTIKTTTGFLGQRAGEGRGAVEELGQKHPELAQDPVYQRALNNARKLADAAGTADKDAHRALTTAQDANRQALSLQDSMGPLQNQVRAITAPVDTLRSRAAEMSGGANGITSGLNTLAASSGVLHTGAGQLNDGAKNLQGLVDGTLEKIPPTNPTEVSHAADVLGSPTEIRTDNLNPAHVYGRGLAPFFFAIALWVFGLFAYLLLKPVNLRALADRVGALTIAVAGFLPAAVLGVLGGLALYAAVDFGLGLDPEHVWWTTGLLSLAAVAFVAIDHFLRTAFGAIGGLLSLVLLIVQLTACGGLYPMETAPVPFQAVHPFLPMSYLVDGLRVTISGGVTEHLLRDVAVLAGFVVVFLALTTVAVQRQRSWTLGRLHPQIEF from the coding sequence GTGAAAGCGATCAAACTGGCCTGGCTGGAGCTGCGGCGCTTTCGCGGACCGCTGCGCCGCTTCGTGCCGCTCGTGCTGATCCTCGTCCCGCTGCTGTACGGGGCGATGTACCTGTGGTCGAACTGGGATCCCTATGGCCGGCTGAACCGGGTGCCGGTCGCGGTGGTCAACTCGGACCGCCCGGTGGACAGCCGCGGCGAACACATCAACGCCGGCGAGCAGTTCGTCCAGCAGCTCAAGGCGACCGACATGTTCGAATGGAACTTCGTGGACGCCGCCGAGGCCCGGCGCGGGCTGGTGCACGGTCGGTACTACCTCACGATCGAGGTCCCGCCGGACTTCAGCGCGAAGTTGGCGACCACGGCCGACCACAAACCCCAGCGCCCTGCGGTGCGGATCGTCAAGAACGACGCCAACGGCTTCATCGTCGGGATCATGGCCGACACGGCGCAAACCGAGCTGCAGAACCAGATCAACGCGGCTGCACACGTCACCTATGCTCGCTCGCTCTACGGCGACCTCGGCCAGGCTCGCGAGAAGCTGCGACTCTCGTCGGAGGCGACGAAGCAACTCGTCCAGGGCAGCGACTTGAGCAAGCAAGGCACCGACGCGCTCGCCAAGGGCCTCAACGGTGTCCGCGATGGAACCGGCCAGCTCTCGCGCGGCGTGCAGGACATCTCGGACGCCACGGCGCAGCTGGACCAGCGGCTGTCCACGATCAGCAACTTCACGGCCGAACGGCTTCCTGGCGCGGTCAACGCCCTGGTCAACGCGAGCAATGTCGCGGCCAACAGCCTGAACACGATCAAGACCACCACCGGCTTCCTCGGCCAGCGCGCCGGGGAAGGCCGGGGCGCTGTCGAGGAACTCGGCCAGAAGCATCCCGAGCTCGCTCAGGACCCCGTCTACCAGCGCGCGCTAAACAACGCCCGCAAGCTCGCCGACGCCGCGGGCACCGCCGACAAGGATGCCCATCGGGCGTTGACCACCGCGCAAGACGCCAACAGGCAGGCACTGTCGCTGCAGGACAGCATGGGTCCGCTACAGAACCAGGTCCGCGCGATCACCGCCCCGGTCGACACGCTGCGCTCGCGCGCCGCGGAAATGTCCGGCGGCGCCAACGGCATCACCAGCGGGCTGAACACGCTCGCCGCGAGCAGCGGGGTGCTGCACACCGGGGCCGGGCAGCTCAATGACGGTGCGAAGAACCTGCAAGGGCTGGTCGACGGCACGCTGGAAAAGATCCCGCCGACGAACCCCACCGAGGTCTCGCACGCCGCCGATGTCCTCGGATCGCCGACCGAGATCCGCACCGACAACCTCAACCCGGCCCACGTTTACGGGCGTGGCCTGGCGCCGTTCTTCTTCGCGATTGCCCTGTGGGTGTTCGGCTTGTTCGCATATCTGCTACTCAAGCCGGTGAACCTGCGGGCGCTCGCGGATCGGGTCGGCGCGCTGACGATCGCGGTCGCCGGGTTCCTGCCCGCGGCGGTGCTGGGCGTGCTAGGCGGCCTCGCGCTGTACGCGGCGGTCGACTTCGGGCTCGGCCTCGACCCCGAGCACGTGTGGTGGACCACCGGCCTGCTCAGCCTCGCGGCGGTCGCATTCGTGGCCATCGACCACTTCCTGCGCACCGCTTTCGGCGCGATCGGCGGCCTGCTGTCGCTGGTGCTGCTGATCGTCCAGCTCACCGCGTGCGGCGGGCTGTACCCGATGGAGACCGCCCCGGTGCCGTTCCAGGCGGTGCACCCGTTCCTGCCGATGAGCTACCTGGTGGACGGGCTGCGGGTGACGATCTCCGGCGGCGTCACCGAACACCTGCTGCGCGATGTCGCCGTGCTCGCCGGGTTCGTCGTCGTCTTCCTGGCGCTGACCACGGTCGCCGTGCAGCGCCAGCGGTCCTGGACCCTCGGCCGCCTGCATCCGCAGATCGAGTTTTAG